A stretch of Gemmatimonas aurantiaca T-27 DNA encodes these proteins:
- a CDS encoding LemA family protein, translating to MTTSFLHLTRRRALRTVARMALVLPLALSTGACGYNSIQSFDEQAAQAKQNIDAQLQRRADLIPNLVNTVKGFAKQEESVLTQVTQARAGLVGALQKPGGSDPAELANANQQLTGALGRLSIAIEAYPELKSNANFLQLQDELTGTENRIAVSRTDYNGAVRQYNEYIRKFPQVLTAKVTGAKPRTYFEVTDAASRAAPTVDFSK from the coding sequence ATGACGACTTCGTTTCTGCATCTGACCCGTCGACGCGCGCTGCGTACCGTGGCGCGCATGGCCCTGGTGCTGCCGCTGGCGCTGTCCACGGGCGCCTGTGGTTACAACTCCATCCAGAGCTTCGATGAACAGGCCGCACAGGCCAAGCAGAACATCGATGCGCAGTTGCAGCGCCGCGCCGACCTGATCCCGAATCTCGTGAACACCGTGAAGGGGTTTGCGAAGCAGGAAGAGTCCGTGCTCACGCAGGTCACGCAGGCCCGGGCCGGATTGGTGGGTGCGCTGCAGAAGCCGGGCGGATCCGACCCGGCCGAATTGGCAAACGCCAATCAGCAGTTGACGGGCGCACTGGGCCGCCTGAGCATCGCGATCGAGGCGTATCCCGAACTCAAGTCGAACGCGAACTTCCTGCAGTTGCAGGATGAGTTGACCGGCACGGAGAATCGTATTGCCGTATCCCGCACGGACTACAACGGGGCGGTGCGGCAGTACAACGAGTACATCCGCAAGTTCCCGCAGGTGCTGACGGCCAAGGTCACGGGCGCCAAGCCACGCACCTACTTCGAAGTGACCGACGCGGCCTCGCGCGCGGCGCCGACCGTCGACTTCTCCAAGTAG
- a CDS encoding DsbA family protein, whose translation MPSTRRLTVLALLAGTLSFVTSACNQARTEDGKAPPAAQTAAANANAGAPAGPTTTSTGLTPTGTDSALTLRADSGRLMGTGAMWVVMISDYQCPYCKSWHDSSMANLERDYIKTGKIRFAYLHLPLEGIHPHARAESEAAMCAGAQGKFWPYSNALFAAQGTVRTMNDVSPLLTRIAREQSLDLTAFNACRQSPAIRSLVEADIRQASQANVQSTPSFVVGEFMLRGALPYPDFAKAIDTALVRFKQRTAAQAAGAPPGPGR comes from the coding sequence ATGCCCTCGACCCGCCGCCTGACCGTGTTGGCCCTACTCGCCGGCACGTTGTCTTTTGTGACCAGCGCCTGCAATCAGGCCCGTACCGAGGATGGCAAGGCGCCACCCGCCGCCCAGACTGCGGCGGCCAATGCCAACGCCGGCGCCCCTGCTGGCCCAACCACCACGTCGACCGGTCTCACACCAACGGGCACCGATTCCGCACTGACCCTGCGCGCCGACTCGGGACGTTTGATGGGCACTGGCGCGATGTGGGTGGTGATGATCTCCGACTATCAGTGCCCCTACTGCAAGAGCTGGCACGATTCGTCGATGGCCAATCTGGAGCGCGACTACATCAAGACGGGCAAGATCCGATTCGCCTACCTGCACCTGCCACTCGAGGGGATTCATCCGCATGCCCGGGCGGAATCGGAAGCCGCCATGTGTGCGGGTGCGCAGGGCAAGTTCTGGCCGTACTCCAATGCGTTGTTTGCTGCACAGGGCACCGTGCGCACGATGAACGATGTGTCACCCTTGCTCACGCGCATCGCGCGCGAGCAATCGCTGGACCTGACGGCGTTCAACGCCTGCCGTCAATCGCCAGCGATACGCTCGCTGGTGGAGGCCGATATTCGCCAGGCCAGTCAGGCGAATGTGCAATCCACGCCGTCGTTTGTGGTGGGTGAGTTCATGCTGCGTGGTGCCCTGCCCTACCCGGACTTTGCGAAGGCCATCGACACCGCGCTCGTGCGATTCAAGCAGCGCACCGCCGCGCAGGCCGCCGGCGCTCCTCCGGGCCCCGGGCGCTAG
- a CDS encoding nucleotidyltransferase domain-containing protein — protein MARTGKGMTLDELVQQIRQVHGNALQAVVLYGSAASGEEIAGHSDFNVMVLAESLALPQLRALGQTMRAWQEAGNPPVLELTTLEWRASADIFPMEYADILERHRVLTGVLPLDGVSVRRADLRLQVEQEAMGKLLRLRRGVMVAGTDAERQRDLLRQSVSTLLVIFRAVLRLDGEVPPKDAQQVIDAVSTRCGFDPEPYQQAAALRRGVALATKDVEALLEGYVAGMTTLVRYLDALDGR, from the coding sequence GTGGCTCGAACTGGTAAGGGGATGACGCTCGACGAGTTGGTGCAGCAGATCCGGCAGGTGCATGGCAATGCCCTGCAGGCTGTCGTGCTGTACGGATCGGCCGCCAGCGGCGAGGAGATCGCCGGACACTCCGACTTCAACGTCATGGTGCTGGCGGAGTCGTTGGCGCTGCCGCAGTTGCGCGCGCTGGGGCAGACCATGCGGGCCTGGCAAGAGGCGGGCAATCCTCCCGTACTCGAACTCACCACGCTCGAGTGGCGGGCGTCGGCCGACATCTTTCCGATGGAGTACGCCGATATCCTCGAGCGGCACCGGGTACTCACGGGTGTGCTGCCACTCGATGGCGTATCCGTGCGTCGCGCCGACCTGCGGCTGCAGGTGGAACAGGAGGCGATGGGCAAGCTGCTGCGCCTTCGCCGAGGGGTGATGGTGGCCGGCACCGACGCCGAACGCCAGCGTGATCTGCTGCGCCAGAGCGTGAGCACGCTGCTGGTGATCTTCCGTGCGGTGCTGCGCCTGGACGGCGAGGTGCCACCGAAGGATGCCCAGCAGGTGATCGATGCCGTGAGCACGCGCTGTGGCTTCGATCCCGAGCCGTATCAGCAGGCCGCTGCATTGCGCCGTGGTGTGGCCTTGGCCACGAAGGATGTCGAAGCGTTGCTCGAAGGCTACGTGGCCGGTATGACGACGCTTGTCCGTTATCTCGATGCGCTCGACGGGCGCTGA
- a CDS encoding carboxypeptidase-like regulatory domain-containing protein, with product MLLGAGNVDAQILRGTARTQGSDRPIENARITALLTDGRGVGATTTDDRGRFHLRVSSSGAPFVVTVTRLGMRPTTSNSIMAGERDTLDVDFNVHEEGIVTDTMKVVAAPRLNEIRLQEAKRRGWKVFSPIEIAETRERVNSFEDLLRSTGYPGLIISPRRDDCIRSTRLNRCITVVVDGVPLSGTNPLINPRDVYFMAVLSPSQAQLQFGERAFYGALVVYTRAYGDKYERDRH from the coding sequence GTGCTTCTGGGTGCCGGTAACGTCGATGCGCAGATCCTGCGCGGCACCGCGCGTACGCAGGGATCCGATCGACCCATCGAAAACGCACGCATTACCGCGCTGCTGACCGATGGGCGCGGTGTGGGCGCGACGACCACCGATGATCGCGGGCGCTTCCATCTCAGGGTGTCGTCCAGCGGAGCGCCTTTTGTCGTGACGGTGACGCGGTTGGGTATGCGGCCCACCACATCCAACAGCATCATGGCCGGAGAGCGGGACACGCTCGATGTCGACTTCAATGTGCATGAAGAGGGCATTGTCACGGATACGATGAAGGTGGTGGCGGCACCACGGCTCAACGAGATCCGACTTCAGGAAGCAAAGCGACGCGGCTGGAAGGTGTTTTCCCCCATCGAGATTGCCGAAACCCGCGAGCGCGTGAACTCCTTCGAGGATCTGCTGCGTTCGACGGGGTATCCGGGGCTGATCATTTCGCCGCGCCGCGACGATTGCATTCGGTCGACCCGGTTGAATCGCTGCATCACGGTCGTGGTGGATGGTGTCCCGCTGTCCGGCACCAATCCCCTGATCAATCCGCGCGACGTGTATTTCATGGCGGTGCTTTCACCAAGTCAGGCGCAACTGCAATTCGGTGAGCGGGCATTTTACGGTGCGCTGGTCGTGTACACCCGCGCCTATGGCGACAAGTACGAACGCGATCGTCACTGA
- a CDS encoding DUF4397 domain-containing protein — MRFLRFALLGAALGLTAGCSEPSDDPTSPNIPPLAYVRYINAVPDTLNTTVRFIDQTAYSPMTFVNVPFRGLGQGNYQPTQAGARKFRVFTADATNFTTAGNTQILVDTTVTFEQGKYYTLLHMGYARAGSSPKQRLVVITDALPTPGANVALRTINAALGMGAVDVYKLATATTPISGSPLFPALASEAVSAYQAFTPGAFAAQVATAGSTTAVAAALAPAGTAGSSTADPIGGATVAGSVITALAFPATPANSAGTRFTTPGVVYFIDKHPPRTTPNP, encoded by the coding sequence ATGCGGTTTCTGCGATTCGCATTGCTCGGTGCAGCCCTCGGCCTGACGGCCGGGTGCAGTGAACCCAGCGATGATCCGACTTCACCCAACATTCCACCGCTGGCGTACGTGCGTTACATCAACGCCGTGCCAGACACGCTGAACACGACGGTTCGCTTCATCGATCAAACGGCGTATTCGCCAATGACGTTCGTCAACGTCCCGTTCCGCGGACTGGGTCAGGGTAACTATCAGCCGACCCAGGCAGGCGCTCGCAAGTTCCGGGTCTTCACCGCAGATGCCACGAACTTCACCACCGCAGGAAATACGCAAATCCTGGTCGATACCACGGTCACGTTCGAACAGGGGAAGTACTACACGCTGCTCCACATGGGGTACGCGCGGGCGGGATCGTCCCCGAAGCAGAGATTGGTGGTGATCACCGATGCGCTGCCCACACCGGGCGCGAACGTTGCACTTCGGACGATCAATGCCGCACTGGGAATGGGTGCGGTGGACGTCTACAAGCTGGCGACAGCGACGACGCCCATCTCCGGGTCTCCGCTCTTTCCCGCACTGGCAAGCGAGGCCGTATCGGCATATCAGGCCTTTACGCCGGGGGCCTTTGCAGCGCAGGTCGCGACGGCTGGCAGCACGACGGCGGTTGCAGCGGCACTCGCCCCCGCGGGTACCGCCGGCTCCAGCACCGCTGATCCCATCGGTGGTGCCACGGTGGCTGGATCGGTGATCACCGCTCTTGCCTTCCCCGCAACTCCGGCCAATTCCGCTGGTACGCGCTTCACGACCCCCGGCGTCGTGTACTTCATCGACAAGCACCCGCCGCGCACGACACCGAACCCGTAA
- a CDS encoding PSP1 domain-containing protein has product MAHLIEVAFRGNRKEFFSWDGETPPPLKAAVIVDADRGEDFGRVHSTGELADIRCRGCAHGCGSAPPPRRALRLASREEEILDRSLTAENEQARRAAMERVKANNLVMKLTDAEWQWDRRKLTIYFTAERRVDFRALVRDLASMFKTRIELKQIGVRDEAKRLSGVGRCGREYCSSSWLPDLRPVNLGVAKDQRLSLNPQQISGACGRLMCCLRYEHEFYVLSRRKFPKEGKILVTSRGEEKVISCDIFHERVTLRTSEGDSRILSLEELRAEVDGYDAATLSTTMEHPSPLSGGMLDAATASMLDTQEFETVLLTSPDFSQRAVADRRPPESRAPEPAASEPSPSLAPVATNLRETAASPGEAVREDAIEDAMADGESEPLIDGTAPEASAEGPKRKRRRGRRGGRRLRAAEERRRSETDGVEGPDAGSDDADDDGEDSDD; this is encoded by the coding sequence TCTCCTGGGACGGCGAGACGCCCCCACCGCTCAAGGCGGCGGTGATCGTCGATGCCGACCGGGGAGAGGACTTCGGTCGTGTGCATTCCACCGGTGAGCTGGCCGACATCCGCTGCCGCGGTTGTGCGCATGGCTGTGGCTCTGCCCCCCCGCCGCGTCGCGCCCTGCGCCTGGCGTCGCGCGAAGAAGAGATCCTGGACCGGTCGCTGACCGCCGAAAACGAGCAGGCCCGTCGCGCCGCCATGGAGCGCGTGAAGGCCAACAACCTCGTGATGAAGCTCACCGACGCGGAATGGCAGTGGGATCGTCGGAAGCTGACGATCTACTTCACCGCCGAACGTCGGGTGGATTTCCGGGCGTTGGTGCGCGATCTCGCGTCGATGTTCAAGACCCGCATCGAGCTCAAGCAGATCGGTGTGCGCGATGAAGCCAAGCGGCTGTCCGGAGTCGGACGGTGTGGGCGCGAGTACTGCTCGTCGTCGTGGCTCCCCGATCTGCGGCCGGTCAATCTGGGAGTCGCCAAGGATCAGCGTCTGTCGCTCAATCCGCAGCAGATTTCGGGGGCGTGTGGTCGCCTCATGTGCTGCCTGCGGTATGAGCACGAGTTTTACGTGCTGAGCCGCCGCAAATTCCCCAAGGAAGGCAAGATCCTCGTCACGTCACGCGGCGAGGAGAAGGTGATATCCTGCGACATCTTCCATGAGCGGGTGACGCTACGCACCTCCGAAGGTGACTCTCGCATCTTGTCGCTCGAGGAACTGCGTGCGGAAGTCGATGGCTATGATGCGGCCACGCTCTCCACGACCATGGAGCATCCGTCGCCGCTGTCCGGTGGCATGCTGGACGCGGCCACGGCCTCCATGCTGGATACGCAGGAGTTCGAGACGGTCCTGCTCACCTCGCCGGATTTCAGCCAGCGCGCAGTGGCCGATCGCCGTCCGCCCGAGTCGCGTGCTCCCGAGCCGGCAGCGTCCGAGCCCAGCCCCAGCCTCGCGCCGGTGGCCACGAACCTCCGGGAGACCGCCGCTTCTCCGGGGGAGGCCGTTCGCGAAGACGCGATCGAAGACGCGATGGCCGATGGCGAGAGCGAGCCCCTCATCGACGGCACGGCACCGGAAGCGTCCGCCGAAGGGCCGAAGCGCAAGCGTCGCCGTGGGCGTCGAGGCGGCCGGCGTCTGCGTGCCGCCGAAGAACGGCGGCGGTCGGAAACCGATGGTGTTGAGGGTCCCGATGCCGGTTCGGATGATGCCGATGACGACGGCGAGGATAGCGACGATTAG
- a CDS encoding PilW family protein yields MQSLRSSRIPRARTGARMLARRGFTLAEILISMTVAMVVIASATQFSMQSWKTRRNWTLRETVDRDARFVGLSLARDIQEAGIALTSTPVFASMDSRGDTVSVLSVPFLPNEAAVYPIYNDGDTLPTYPAGGTCGATCIDFQKVNGTYELVSGDLVKLQVGSTRRLLLLTSVSNRSSTLFRVNFLNVKTLANRPSGLDSLLLMRSGTSIQKLNIYMYWRDISKKQLMRAEKLNTAGQPVSAVMANQVEEFQARLLFTMGSEHATYNGLDADTTNDGNDIIGMKIRAKIKSQRSDPAVNGGIPVSRWYEWKIAPRNLLYEKNRM; encoded by the coding sequence ATGCAATCCCTTCGCTCATCACGCATCCCGCGCGCGCGCACTGGCGCACGGATGCTTGCCCGCCGCGGCTTCACACTCGCCGAAATCCTCATCTCGATGACCGTCGCCATGGTGGTCATCGCCAGTGCGACGCAGTTCTCCATGCAGAGCTGGAAAACCCGTCGCAACTGGACGCTACGCGAGACCGTGGATCGCGACGCCCGTTTTGTGGGCCTGTCATTGGCGCGTGATATTCAGGAAGCCGGGATCGCGCTGACCAGCACGCCCGTCTTTGCCTCCATGGACTCGCGCGGCGACACAGTCTCCGTGCTCAGTGTGCCGTTTCTGCCGAACGAAGCGGCCGTGTACCCCATCTACAACGATGGTGATACGCTGCCCACGTACCCGGCAGGCGGCACGTGCGGTGCGACCTGCATCGACTTCCAGAAGGTCAACGGCACCTACGAGCTGGTGAGTGGCGATCTGGTGAAGCTGCAGGTTGGATCCACCCGTCGCTTGCTGCTGCTCACTTCGGTGTCCAATCGCTCGTCGACATTGTTCCGCGTGAACTTCCTGAACGTGAAGACACTCGCGAACCGCCCTTCGGGACTCGACAGTCTGCTGCTGATGCGCTCAGGCACGTCGATCCAGAAGCTGAACATCTACATGTATTGGCGGGATATCTCGAAGAAGCAGTTGATGCGCGCCGAGAAGCTCAATACCGCCGGCCAACCGGTCAGCGCCGTGATGGCCAACCAGGTGGAGGAGTTCCAGGCCCGGTTGCTCTTCACCATGGGCTCAGAGCATGCCACCTACAATGGCCTCGATGCCGACACCACCAATGATGGCAATGACATCATTGGCATGAAAATCCGGGCCAAGATCAAAAGTCAGCGCAGTGACCCCGCCGTGAATGGCGGCATTCCGGTGTCACGATGGTACGAATGGAAGATCGCACCACGCAATCTGCTCTACGAAAAAAACCGGATGTAA
- a CDS encoding pilus assembly FimT family protein: protein MPAHSSRHRAGFTLLELIAVVTIVGAVMAIAAPRFRIARSTELQLAGMQMAQDIDVARTRSLSTRLLVRVSFNTTTKQYGGYLDHDGDGTLTQSAAEWQALRGFGERPLPKGISFGRGAAPGIPDDASSQAVTFTNSRVEFDSRGLVRPMGSSGVVYMTADLEPKAVVAISVAPSGNARFWTWSPEGGWK, encoded by the coding sequence ATGCCTGCACACTCGTCCCGCCACCGCGCGGGCTTCACGCTCCTCGAACTGATCGCTGTCGTCACCATCGTTGGTGCCGTGATGGCGATCGCGGCGCCGCGCTTCCGTATTGCGCGCAGTACGGAGCTGCAGCTTGCCGGTATGCAGATGGCCCAGGACATCGACGTGGCGCGTACCCGTTCGTTGTCGACGCGCCTGTTGGTCCGTGTGTCGTTCAACACCACCACGAAACAGTACGGTGGCTACCTCGATCACGATGGCGACGGCACACTGACCCAGTCCGCCGCGGAATGGCAGGCGTTGCGTGGGTTCGGCGAACGTCCGCTGCCGAAGGGCATCTCCTTCGGGCGTGGTGCCGCTCCTGGTATCCCCGATGATGCGTCCAGTCAGGCCGTCACGTTCACCAATTCGCGGGTGGAATTCGATTCACGCGGTCTGGTGCGACCGATGGGCTCATCCGGTGTGGTCTATATGACGGCCGACCTGGAGCCGAAAGCGGTCGTGGCCATTTCGGTCGCGCCCTCCGGCAACGCACGATTCTGGACCTGGAGTCCGGAAGGAGGATGGAAATGA
- a CDS encoding TPM domain-containing protein codes for MNSLRRSFGALTLVAALLVASTGPFVATVAAQAPNTALPQPVGYVNDFARVLAPEASGQIESLAQRVHAATRGDMVVVTLPDLGGRPVEEVALRLGREWKVGSDAQVGDAARNAGVIILLVPKETSTDGRGYCRVETGQGAEGFITDATAGALCRSVTPLFQARDYSGALVQLSAQVADRYARAFGVTLDGLPEPQRARRRTNDEDSPFATIVLIVIIVIVVSSMNGRRRGCVGCIPLPIPGGPMMGGGGHGSWGGGGFGGGGGGGFGGFGGGGGFSGGGGGSNW; via the coding sequence ATGAACTCTCTTCGCCGATCATTCGGCGCACTGACCTTGGTCGCGGCCCTGCTGGTGGCGTCGACCGGTCCGTTCGTGGCCACGGTGGCGGCGCAGGCGCCCAACACGGCACTGCCGCAGCCTGTCGGCTACGTCAACGACTTTGCCAGGGTGCTCGCCCCCGAGGCGTCGGGGCAGATCGAATCGCTGGCCCAGCGGGTCCATGCGGCGACGCGCGGTGACATGGTGGTGGTCACCCTGCCGGACCTCGGCGGGCGTCCGGTAGAAGAAGTGGCGCTGCGACTCGGCCGTGAATGGAAGGTCGGCTCCGACGCACAGGTGGGAGATGCCGCCCGCAATGCGGGTGTGATCATCCTGCTGGTGCCCAAGGAGACGTCCACCGATGGCCGCGGGTATTGCCGAGTCGAGACGGGCCAGGGCGCCGAAGGGTTCATCACCGACGCCACGGCGGGTGCGCTGTGTCGGTCGGTGACGCCGCTCTTCCAGGCGCGCGACTATTCGGGTGCGCTGGTGCAGCTCTCGGCGCAGGTGGCCGATCGGTATGCGCGGGCTTTTGGCGTTACGCTGGACGGGTTGCCGGAGCCACAACGGGCCCGTCGACGCACCAACGATGAGGACTCGCCGTTTGCCACCATCGTGCTCATCGTGATCATCGTGATTGTGGTGAGTTCGATGAATGGTCGGCGTCGCGGCTGCGTCGGGTGTATCCCGCTGCCAATCCCGGGTGGCCCCATGATGGGTGGGGGCGGGCATGGTAGCTGGGGCGGCGGTGGGTTTGGTGGCGGCGGTGGTGGTGGGTTCGGCGGGTTCGGTGGTGGTGGTGGCTTCAGCGGAGGTGGCGGTGGCTCGAACTGGTAA
- the metG gene encoding methionine--tRNA ligase, translating to MSRFYLTTAIDYANGDPHLGHALEKIGADVIARYRRLCGDDVHLLIGMDEHGQKVQQTAAKEGVAPQAFTDTIAARFQGMWSRLGISYDQFIRTTEAHHKLGVQTLIRRIAERNPDDFYERSYTGMYCVGCESFKQDADIVDGKCVLHPTRTLEEVEERNWFFRLSKYQGFLQDLLASNPSFIEPSSRRNEILGLLAQGLEDISASRARLDWAVPFPLVLSNGETQGTYVWFDALPNYLTATGFPDEGYDQRWPADLHIIGKDITRFHVVIWPAMLQAAGLPLPKQVWAHGFVQLGGERFSKSAGVKLDLGEAIDRFGVDAFRYVLLREVPFDGDGNFSWERFEERYTADLANAFGNLASRAMAMVEKYFDGVVPTAAMPEAEQGDAEEIAEYHRAMHGENGWQLHEGLAAVGRLTARANEFTAATAPWTVAKDESRRAELEVILASLIRRIARQTVLLVPFMPEKSAQLWRMLGAPGEVSAQRFDQLESLDVSAWQVRKGDPLFPRPQPQPTAS from the coding sequence ATGTCTCGCTTCTACCTGACGACCGCCATCGACTACGCCAACGGTGACCCGCACCTTGGCCATGCCCTCGAAAAAATCGGCGCCGATGTCATCGCCCGATATCGCCGCCTCTGTGGCGATGACGTCCATCTGCTCATCGGCATGGACGAACACGGTCAGAAGGTCCAGCAGACCGCCGCCAAGGAGGGTGTCGCCCCGCAGGCGTTCACCGACACCATTGCCGCCCGCTTTCAGGGGATGTGGTCCCGCCTTGGCATCTCCTACGATCAGTTCATTCGCACCACCGAAGCGCATCACAAGCTCGGTGTGCAGACGCTCATCCGCCGTATTGCCGAACGCAACCCGGATGACTTCTACGAGCGGTCGTACACGGGCATGTATTGCGTGGGGTGTGAATCGTTCAAGCAGGATGCCGACATCGTCGACGGCAAGTGTGTGCTGCACCCGACGCGCACGCTCGAAGAAGTCGAAGAACGCAACTGGTTCTTCCGTCTGTCGAAGTATCAGGGATTCCTGCAGGATCTGCTCGCATCCAACCCGTCTTTCATCGAGCCCTCGAGCCGGCGCAACGAGATTCTCGGGCTGCTCGCGCAGGGACTCGAAGACATTTCCGCCTCCCGCGCGCGCCTGGACTGGGCGGTGCCGTTCCCACTGGTGTTGTCCAATGGGGAGACGCAGGGCACGTATGTGTGGTTCGATGCCCTGCCAAACTATCTCACGGCCACCGGCTTTCCCGACGAGGGATACGACCAGCGCTGGCCCGCCGATTTGCACATCATCGGCAAGGACATCACGCGCTTTCACGTGGTGATCTGGCCAGCCATGCTGCAGGCGGCAGGATTGCCGCTGCCCAAGCAGGTGTGGGCCCATGGTTTCGTGCAACTCGGTGGAGAGCGCTTCTCCAAGAGTGCGGGCGTGAAGCTCGACCTGGGTGAAGCCATCGATCGCTTCGGCGTCGACGCCTTCCGCTATGTGTTGCTGCGAGAGGTGCCGTTCGATGGCGATGGCAACTTTTCCTGGGAACGCTTCGAAGAACGCTACACGGCCGATCTCGCCAATGCGTTCGGCAATCTCGCGAGTCGGGCGATGGCCATGGTGGAGAAGTATTTCGACGGTGTGGTGCCCACGGCGGCGATGCCGGAAGCCGAGCAGGGGGACGCGGAGGAGATCGCGGAGTACCACCGCGCCATGCACGGCGAAAACGGATGGCAGTTGCACGAGGGGCTGGCCGCCGTTGGGCGTCTGACGGCGCGAGCCAACGAATTCACGGCCGCCACGGCGCCGTGGACCGTCGCGAAGGATGAATCCCGTCGTGCCGAGCTCGAAGTCATCCTCGCGTCGTTGATTCGTCGCATCGCACGACAGACGGTGCTGCTGGTGCCGTTCATGCCGGAGAAGTCCGCGCAACTGTGGCGCATGCTGGGTGCGCCAGGCGAGGTCTCCGCGCAACGTTTTGACCAACTCGAGTCACTCGACGTATCGGCGTGGCAGGTCAGGAAGGGGGATCCGTTGTTCCCCAGACCGCAGCCGCAACCGACCGCCTCTTGA
- a CDS encoding 3-deoxy-D-manno-octulosonic acid transferase has translation MHPLLRPLYAGAGALATLIASASTADSAAPQANKLLRTFRARRGVLARWERQAKQHRDPSRPLVWMHAPSVGEGLQARPVAHALREQHPGVQLAYSWFSPSAASFATSIGADFADYLAFDTASAADRMLTALTPSVLVFSKLDIWPVLVERAAARGVPVVLLSGTVAPGSGRRGTLARALTQDAYRALSAVGAIDQANGERLIELGVRTDTLHITGDTRFDQVWQRAQRVDRASPLLTALHSDRPTMVAGSTWPADEAVLLPMWEAVRRAHPAARLIIAPHEPTTSHLTPILTWTRNAALQCATLREVEEGTVDVSTADVIVVDRVGVLGDLYALADMTFVGGGFHSAGLHSVIEPAAFGAPVLFGPAHSMSREAGLLLAAEGAISGDRALLERTLQAWLTTPAVRITAGGRARAVVQDSLGATAQSLQLVVDQLS, from the coding sequence GTGCATCCGCTGCTGCGCCCGTTGTACGCCGGAGCCGGCGCCCTCGCCACGCTGATCGCATCGGCCTCCACCGCAGACAGTGCGGCGCCGCAGGCCAACAAGCTGCTGCGTACCTTCCGCGCTCGCCGCGGCGTGCTGGCGCGTTGGGAACGTCAGGCGAAACAGCATCGCGATCCGAGTCGACCGCTCGTGTGGATGCATGCGCCGTCGGTGGGTGAAGGATTGCAGGCGCGCCCGGTGGCCCACGCCCTGCGCGAACAGCATCCCGGTGTGCAGCTCGCCTACTCCTGGTTCTCGCCCAGTGCCGCGTCGTTTGCGACCAGCATCGGTGCCGACTTCGCCGACTATCTGGCCTTCGACACCGCGAGCGCGGCCGATCGTATGCTGACGGCCCTCACGCCGTCGGTGCTGGTGTTCTCCAAGCTCGACATCTGGCCGGTGCTCGTGGAGCGCGCGGCCGCCCGTGGGGTTCCGGTGGTGCTGCTCAGTGGTACCGTGGCCCCCGGATCCGGTCGACGTGGTACGCTGGCTCGCGCACTGACGCAGGATGCCTATCGTGCGCTGTCGGCCGTTGGCGCGATCGATCAGGCCAATGGTGAACGACTGATCGAGCTCGGTGTGCGCACCGACACGCTGCACATCACCGGCGACACACGATTCGATCAGGTATGGCAACGTGCCCAGCGCGTCGACCGCGCGTCACCATTGCTCACGGCCCTGCACAGCGATCGCCCCACCATGGTGGCTGGCTCCACCTGGCCGGCAGACGAGGCGGTGCTGTTGCCGATGTGGGAGGCGGTGCGTCGGGCACATCCTGCCGCGCGCCTGATCATTGCCCCCCACGAACCCACGACCTCACACCTCACGCCCATCCTGACATGGACCCGCAATGCAGCGCTACAATGCGCAACCTTGCGTGAGGTGGAAGAGGGCACCGTCGATGTATCCACGGCAGATGTCATCGTCGTGGATCGAGTCGGGGTGTTGGGTGACCTGTACGCGCTCGCCGACATGACGTTCGTAGGAGGCGGCTTTCACTCGGCCGGATTGCACTCCGTGATCGAACCGGCAGCGTTTGGTGCGCCGGTGCTGTTTGGCCCGGCGCACTCCATGAGCCGTGAAGCGGGGCTGTTGTTGGCTGCGGAAGGCGCCATATCGGGCGACCGCGCGCTCCTCGAGCGCACACTGCAGGCCTGGCTCACAACGCCCGCGGTACGCATCACTGCGGGCGGACGCGCCCGCGCGGTCGTCCAGGACTCACTGGGCGCCACCGCGCAGTCACTGCAACTGGTAGTCGATCAACTGTCCTGA
- a CDS encoding type IV pilus modification PilV family protein: protein MARLRARRGFTLISMIVAVVLLTVGLLSLAGANSQTITLQTIAQNRTNAIAIARAYVEQVRTRDPWLLETEAAVRLNSEGITSADGAFVRTLTVRQLRQNLIRIDVRVDFPRSSQPVTLTTLMFRGNGLSGEA from the coding sequence ATGGCTCGACTGCGGGCCCGTCGCGGCTTCACGCTCATTTCCATGATCGTGGCCGTGGTACTGCTGACCGTTGGTTTGCTGTCGCTCGCTGGTGCCAACTCGCAGACGATCACGCTGCAGACCATCGCGCAGAATCGCACCAATGCCATCGCCATCGCGCGCGCCTACGTCGAGCAGGTCCGCACGCGTGATCCCTGGCTCCTGGAAACTGAAGCGGCCGTGCGGTTGAATAGTGAGGGCATCACATCGGCCGATGGCGCCTTCGTGCGTACGCTGACCGTGCGGCAATTGCGGCAGAATCTCATTCGCATCGATGTGCGGGTGGACTTCCCACGCTCCTCGCAGCCGGTCACACTCACCACGCTGATGTTCCGCGGCAACGGTCTGTCCGGAGAGGCCTGA